In Magnolia sinica isolate HGM2019 chromosome 12, MsV1, whole genome shotgun sequence, a single genomic region encodes these proteins:
- the LOC131220669 gene encoding uncharacterized protein LOC131220669, producing MARRVFSCFGRGTPSSIDRLKGAADEPAEEQGRSGPVLVELFLSQGCATSPQAELLLSRLARGDFELDIPVVVLAYHVDYWDYLGWKDPFGSSIWTVRQKAYVESLKLDTLYTPQVVVQGRAHCMGNDEEAMLSAVRSAERFIAPSFQATFERPSPDTLQLSLTGPIRTRVDSKGADIMAALYENGLVTDCTKGENKDRILNNDAVVRKLEKICTVKDLSSKKTITGTVNFTLWEGFEACKCGVVVFVQNSSLRAFGAQHFQLPEHL from the exons ATGGCCCGCCGTGTCTTTTCCTGCTTCGGCCGGGGCACGCCGTCCTCCATCGACCGCCTGAAGGGGGCCGCGGACGAGCCGGCCGAGGAGCAAGGGAGAAGCGGGCCCGTCCTCGTCGAGCTCTTCTTATCCCAGGGATGTGCCACGTCACCACAGGCGGAGCTCCTCCTCTCTCGGCTCGCGAGAGGCGATTTCGAGCTGGACATTCCCGTCGTCGTGCTCGCTTACCACGTGGATTACTGGGATTATCTCGGATGGAAGGATCCCTTCGGATCGAGCATCTGGACCGTCCGTCAGAAAGCCTACGTGGAATCCCTAAAACTCGACACGTTGTACACGCCGCAGGTGGTCGTGCAGGGTCGGGCCCACTGCATGGGCAACGACGAGGAAGCAATGCTGTCAGCCGTCCGATCTGCCGAACGGTTCATCGCTCCCAGCTTCCAG GCGACGTTCGAACGGCCCTCACCGGACACACTCCAGCTGTCACTGACGGGGCCCATCCGTACAAGGGTGGACAGCAAGGGTGCGGATATCATGGCTGCGTTGTACGAGAACGGTCTGGTTACCGACTGCACCAAGGGTGAGAACAAAGACCGCATCCTCAACAACGATGCGGTGGTCCGCAAGCTGGAGAAGATCTGCACCGTTAAAGACCTCTCATCCAAGAAAACGATAACGGGAACCGTCAATTTCACCCTGTGGGAGGGCTTCGAGGCTTGCAAATGTGGGGTCGTTGTGTTCGTCCAAAATAGCTCCCTCCGTGCGTTTGGGGCCCAGCATTTCCAATTGCCTGAACATCTTTGA